One window of the Mixophyes fleayi isolate aMixFle1 chromosome 6, aMixFle1.hap1, whole genome shotgun sequence genome contains the following:
- the DUS1L gene encoding tRNA-dihydrouridine(16/17) synthase [NAD(P)(+)]-like, which translates to MAKLQGMDFWRETLREPRYVLAPMVDQSELAWRLLSRRHGAQLCYTPMLHAQVFVRDANYRKENLYCEVCPEDRPLIVQFCANDPEVFIQAALLAQDYCDAIDLNLGCPQMIAKRGHYGAFLQDEWELLEKMIQLAHQKLSVPITCKIRVFPEIEKTVSYAKLLDRAGCQLLTVHGRTKEQKGPLTGVASWEHIKAVRNAVNIPVFANGNIQYLCDVDRCIQETGVHGVMSAEGNLHNPALFEGKNPLVWEMAEEYLELAQQYPCPLSFVRAHLFKLCHHSLQVYQELREDLAKAKSLEGIIAVNNELKLKCQEEISKSKEGEEVKGDLPFPHWICQPYVRPPPKDVWKEESGVRAKRALEDEEDANVDQLSKNKQKKKLRNPNKIFDASVKPKYAKCDQCGNPKGNKCVFHMCRSCCKKMAFKEMADCAGHGLLFKTKYERSVQCKAVQDADVMENNLMESKLPQPAPEIKA; encoded by the exons ATGGCCAAACTACAGGGCATGGATTTCTGGAGGGAGACATTGCGGGAGCCTCGTTATGTCCTGGCTCCAATGGTGGATCAAAGTGAGCTGGCCTGGAGACTACTAAGCAGGCGACACGGGGCTCAGCTCTGCTACACCCCCATGCTACACGCTCAGGTGTTTGTACGAGATGCCAACTATCGTAAGGAGAACCTGTATTGTGAAGTGTGCCCAGAGGATCGGCCCCTCATCGTCCAG ttttgtgcAAATGATCCTGAAGTGTTTATTCAGGCAGCGCTCTTGGCTCAGGACTATTGTGATGCCATTGACTTGAACCTCGGTTGCCCGCAAATGATTGCAAAGAGAG GTCACTATGGTGCTTTTCTACAAGATGAGTGGGAGCTTCTGGAGAAAATGA TTCAGCTGGCACACCAGAAATTGTCTGTTCCCATCACTTGCAAAATCCGGGTATTCCCTGAAATTGAAAAAACTGTGTCATATGCCAAGTTACTGGACAGAGCGGGGTGTCAG CTACTCACAGTTCATGGTCGTACCAAGGAACAGAAAGGTCCCCTAACAGGTGTCGCTTCATGGGAACATATCAAAGCTGTGAG GAACGCTGTCAATATTCCTGTTTTTGCAAATGGAAACATACAATACCTTTGTGACGTGGATCGTTGTATTCAAGAGACCGGAGTACATGGTGTGATGAGTGCAG agGGAAATCTTCACAACCCGGCCTTGTTTGAAGGGAAGAATCCCTTGGTGTGGGAAATGGCAGAGGAATATTTAGAGCTTGCACAGCAATACCCATGCCCTTTGTCTTTTGTGCGGGCACACCTTTTCAAACTTTGTCACCACAG TTTGCAGGTTTACCAGGAGCTGCGTGAGGACCTGGCAAAAGCCAAGTCCTTGGAAGGCATCATTGCTGTAAATAATGAACTGAAGCTTAAGTGCCAG GAAGAAATATCTAAAAGTAAAGAAGGTGAGGAGGTCAAAGGTGACTTGCCGTTCCCACACTGGATTTGCCAACCATATGTCCGCCCACC GCCCAAAGATGTTTGGAAAGAGGAGAGTGGAGTACGAGCGAAGAGGGCTCTGGAGGACGAAGAGGATGCGAATGTGGACCAGCTTTCAAAGAACAAACAGAAGAAGAAGCTGCGTAATCCAAACAAAATTTTTGACGCATCTGTAAAAC ctaAATATGCAAAATGCGATCAGTGTGGGAATCCCAAG GGCAATAAGTGTGTATTCCATATGTGTCGCAGCTGCTGCAAGAAAATGGCATTCAAGGAGATGGCAGACTGTGCAG GTCACGGACTGCTTTTTAAAACCAAATATGAGAGGTCTGTTCAGTGCAAAGCTGTGCAAGATGCAGATGTGATGGAGAACAATCTAATGGAATCAAAGCTGCCACAGCCAGCACCTGAGATCAAAGCCTAA